One Armatimonadota bacterium genomic window carries:
- a CDS encoding methyltransferase domain-containing protein, with amino-acid sequence MVQQSLDVVRLNLGCGSDVRAGWTNVDKFPANDQVVPADFPLLPFADNSADEILLSHVLEHFGFKDGETLCREIHRVLKPGGMAYIEVPDIAWCAAQFLGAPEPNMYTEVTNEYHTNHRWGLFAMALWGDQHNDGLYHKWGYTAHRMCYLLQHVGFARADVNYGFSHGVQVLCANAYK; translated from the coding sequence ATGGTTCAACAATCTCTTGATGTCGTTCGACTCAATCTTGGCTGTGGTTCCGACGTTCGAGCCGGTTGGACGAATGTTGACAAGTTCCCGGCCAACGATCAGGTCGTTCCGGCTGATTTTCCGCTTCTTCCTTTCGCCGACAACTCTGCGGATGAAATCTTGCTCAGCCACGTCCTCGAACACTTCGGTTTCAAGGACGGCGAGACGCTTTGCCGCGAAATCCACCGCGTCCTGAAGCCGGGAGGCATGGCCTATATTGAAGTGCCGGACATCGCTTGGTGTGCCGCGCAGTTTCTGGGTGCTCCAGAACCGAACATGTACACCGAAGTGACCAACGAATACCACACGAACCACCGCTGGGGGCTGTTCGCGATGGCGCTATGGGGCGACCAACACAACGACGGCCTGTATCACAAGTGGGGATACACCGCCCATCGCATGTGCTATCTGCTGCAGCATGTTGGGTTTGCCCGCGCGGATGTCAACTACGGATTCTCGCACGGCGTCCAGGTGCTCTGCGCTAACGCCTACAAGTAA